The sequence gggagcccagggCTAAGAGCCAAAGTTGAAGGATTTGCCCCAGAGGTCCCAAACCTTGATGAGCGGCGTGCGGCCGAAGAAGAAGCCGAACATGTAGGCCATGATGTCATTGCAGATCACACAGGAGATGGGGACAATGAACCTGCAGGGGACAAGGGCAAACCATGGGcaagtgccagcacagggccCTTGGCAGGGCAGACCCAgcatcccctcctgcagcccagagcagcccaagGGCAATCTGGGGTCACTGCAGTGACCAGAAATCAATTTGTGTCCCCAGAGGGCtgtttgcagcagctctgctttagCCACAGGGCACTGAACACCCTCCTCCTGAGCTCTGTGTAAATATTCCCTGCATTTCAGCCCTAAGCAGGAGGATCCCAGACCTGGGGACCACACAACCTCAGGTGCCAGAATTCATTCCTGGCCCAGGaatccctgtgcacagcagctgcactgagGGGGTCAGCAGAAAGCACCTACCCAGCCCCAAAGACACCTGAAAGgtccctgcaccccacagcaACTTTACAAATTCTCCTTTACATCTCTCTATATGGTGAGGTGGCACAAAGCAAGGCCTAAGTCTCTGAGGGCTCACTTGatcttctgctcttctgaacAGGCTGGTCCTTCACAGGAAGCACCTCCTGCTTGgccatttgctttttttcagagAACAGTTTAACTCCAAACCAAATTTGGAGATTAAAAGAATTAGATATTAGGAATTTATTCCTACTATAAtggtggtgaggccctggagAGGCTCTGGACTGCCCTGGATGCTGGAAGTGCCCCAGGCAGGTTGGAGTGACCTGGGATAATGGGGGggtccctgcccacagcactggATGACCACTAAAGCCCCTTCCATCCCAACACAGTGTGGGGCTCTGTGAAAACACAGGGGTTTGTTCAGGCtgcagaaggcagagcagctcagggggcAGAGCAAACTCACCAGATCATTCCTTCAAACAGGTTGTGGATGATGAGGTGGGACTGGGTCACAACGATCAGCAACGTCACGTGGGTCCAGCCAaactgcaggagaggagaggagaggagagcactTTGTGCAGCCTGCCAGAGAGCTGCTCagaacagctccagcaccagaaagctcctttatttttatttattattgcttGTCAGCCAGCCACACCAACAGGACAAGCTGTCTTGTACTGAGTTTCTCTGGCACCGTGGGGCCAACACTGGTCTGGCACCTCCCAGCTCCAGTAAACATCTCACTGCTGAAGGGAGACCTGAACAGGTGAGCTGGATTTCTGACTGACTCAttttccaaccccaaatttaaATTTAACCTCCCCAGGCCCTGGATTTTAACCTCACCAAAACATGAAATTTTAACCTCACCAAAACATGAAATTTTAACCTCCCCAGGCCCTGAATTTAACCTCACCAAAACATGAATTTTAACCTCCCCAGGCCCTGAATTTAACCTCAccaaaatatgaattttaagCTCCCCAGGCCCTGAATTTAACCACACCAAACATGAATTTTAAGCTCCCCAGGCCCTGAATTTAACCACACCAAACAGGAATTTTAAGCTCCCCAGGCCCTGAATTTAACCACACCAAACAGGAATTTTAAGCTCCCCAGGCCCTGAATTTAACCACACCAAACAGGAATTTTAAGCTCCCCAGGCCCTGACTTTAGCCTCACCATATAGAACTGGAGGCGATAGTGTTTCTTCACCAGGCTCAAGACAAACATGCAGAAACctgaggagagagaggagcaaAGTCAGTGGTGGGAATGTGCCTTCAGCAGCCAGGAACACATCTGGACCACAACAGTGCACAGCTGGGGATTTACTGGAACAAGAGGTTTGGCTGGAATGAAGAGCCCAGTGCAGTGGGACAGCCCTGCTTTGGAAgcagcacctgggcaggtgaACACCTGGCTGCCCCATCAACATTACGGAGTTTCCCCTCAGAACCTCATGGAAAAGATTTGCCACCACTAGTACAAAAAGATTTGCCAGCTCCCAGCAtgcctgggagcagagatgaTTTGCTGTGTGTGGACCCTGCTGTGTGTCCAGAtttcctgcctccagcccagcacccctCAGGTGCTGCTCACCTGTCAGGTAGAGGGCGAAGGAAATGAAGCGATGGTACTTGCTGAGGATCCTCAGGGGCTCCTCCCTCTGCACCAGGGTGAAGAAATAATCTGTCACTGTCTCCCCATAGAAGAAATAGttcacacacagcaggaagTACCTGGAGAGGGCAGGAACATGGTCAGCAGGAGCCCTGAAAGGCTCTGAAGGGTCTTGACACTGGTTTGGTTCTGCCAGGCAGAACTGCCTCCCCCAGCTTGGGAATGTCTCCTTCATCCCAAGGAGGAGCTGCACCTCTGAGCCCCACACTGGATgggtcagagctgggctctgggcttgGCCTTGGTGGCCAAAATCCTGTgattcccaaaatcctccatcctGTGagtcccaaaatcctccatcctgtgcctcccaaaatcccacaccttgtgattcccaaaatcctccatcctCTAATTCCCAAAAATCTTCCATCCTGTGAGTCCCAAAATCCTCTATCCTGTGATTCCCAAAACCCTCCATCCTGTGAGTCCCAAAACCCTCCATCCTGTGCCTCCCCAGATCTGGGATGGgattcccagggaagctgtggcagtgtcccaggccaggctggatgggctgggagcactgggacagtggagctgtccctgccagggcaggggggcactgggtgggctctgaggtcccttccagccaagccatgctgggattctgtgattttccatTCCAAGTGCTCCAGCACAGGTCCCCTaaggggacagaggggagggggagcagcccctcaCTCACCAGCTGAGTGTCCTGAACCAGGGCAGGTCGTAGGAGTGGTACACGTTGTAACCAATGGTGATGATCTCGTGGAAACATTTGATCTGGACACACATCACCTGCACAGAAAGGACATCCAGGCactgcaattcctgctgcttaAACACCTCTTCCCTTCAGGAGACAAAAGCCAAGCATGTGCAGAGCACAAggtccttcagcagctgcatcagcactgcaggagctcccagtcCCACATGGAAAGTTCAGGGTGTCattttccctcccagtcccacaTGGAAAGTTCAGGGTGTCattttccctcccagtcccacatgggatgctcagggtgtcattttccctcccagtcccacttgggatgctcaggatggcatttttccctcccagtcccacttgggatgctcaggatggCATTTTTCCCTCCCAATCTCACATGGGAAATTCTGGGTGTAATTTTTCCCCCCCTTGTCCTCTGCAGGAGGTTTTTAACAACCCCTTGTGTGAGTTCCAACTGCAGCCCAATATTGACCAGCAGATTGCTCCCAGGTTTCCTGCACAGAGAGAGGAACCCAGGATCTCCAGAACATGAggccctgagctccccaggaacctctccctgctgcagggaaggtcACAACACCCCTCTGGAGCACTTACTATTGTCATCAAGACCATGGGGCCCAGGTAGATGAtgatgaagaagaaggtgaTCATTGCCAGAGTGAGGATGCCTCTCACCCACCAATTCTTCCATCTGGgccacagagaaggaaaacatcaGAGGAAGGCAAGACTGAGCAAAGCAGGCAAACAGCccttctgctctctgtgtgtcACAGGAAGCAAACTGAGCCCTGGGAAGCCCAAGTTTCCTGTCAGTGGTGCAGAGAGACCTTGATGTGCTGACAaaggcctggctgcagcagctgcagcccagcctcacTGAATGCAGAAAGCTGAGCATCTCCCAGGGCACTGATGGGCCAgggctcctgtcctgctgcagccttccCACaccctggagaagctgcaggatAAATTCAGATAAAATGGGGAGCATTGCCCCTCTCTCCACTGCTCTCCATGAGGAGAGATGGCCCCTGGCATCCTGCTGGGAGCCTCTCCCATCCTCACAGCACACTCAGGGAAGACACCTTCTCTGTGATATAAACAAGAGAATTTTCTCCCAAGCACTTTGTGGAGAACATCCCCAGCCTGTTCCCAAATTCTGCCCTTACAGAATACCCTCAGGCATTCCTGCAGAattcagggacagcagggctgaaaACCCCCACAGCTCAAACCTGTGCTGCCAAAGCcacccaggagctctgtgggtgtgccccagccaggcctggagctgccagggagcagcagagaccccccagcactgctcagcccctgctgcttcccatggcctggggcagggaggggctgatGGAAGCttggggagcagccccagagccacagGGATCCACGGGGAAggtgcagagccctggagggCACAGGAGGAtggacagagctgctcagggatggacagatggacagagctgctcagggatggacagagctgctcagggagtGTCAccatggacagatggacagagctgctcaggaatTACCTTGAGGACAGGTTGGAGAGGGCCCTGTTCAGCACCTCTGGGGTGTCATCCGAGGTGGGCACTGGGGATGAGCCCCCAAACTCAGATTTGCTTTCGCTGTCTGACGCTGTCTCTCCATCCAGCTTGTTCTCAGACTCTGACTCCTGCAGGACAAAGAGCCAAGCAGCTTTAGCAGCCAGCCTGGAGGAACCTGGGCCAGCCTGCTGTCCAACACTTACCCCACTCTGCACcagtgggagcagaggaaagTATTCTGGATTACACAGGGGTAAACACATGAGAGCCATCCCCAGGTGTTTTAGGTGCATCCAGGAGGGGTTTGATGCTCCCTGAGCctcagcagcaggcacagagctgagcctgtTTCCCTGCACAGCTACAGATGCCTCCAGGTTGTTAATGAGCATCTCCAAGAGCAGCAAGTGCTCCAGGCCTTGTTAGCAGGAATTTTTACAAGGTCCCAATCCCCAGGCAGGTCTCAAAGAATGTAACACTGCCCAAATTAGCCAGAGGAAAGGCCTCCACGTGCAGGTTTCCAGACAGCTTGTgaagtgctggctgctggagggCACTGAAATAACCCCGGGAGGAAGAGCCTGGCTTATCACCCTGGCCCAGAGAAACCCgagtgctgcagagggacacgtgctgtgctctcctgccccTCGGACTGCTCCAGCACTCAGCCCCGAGCAAAGTCCTGTGTTTAGGGCTGAATTAACCAGGAGAGGCAGGCTGCTGAAGGCTATGCCCCAGCCCACCCTGGAAGGGGATTCCAGCTGAGTCCTGGCTCTCCCCAGTGGCACTTCTGACTCTGACCCAGCCCCTGACCACAGGACAAACCCCCAGCTCCACATTTCACCCCccatttcagcagcacagcttcaccctgctcctggaagcaaggaaggaaaaggcCACGCCCTGGGGAGCATCCAGGCAGGGCAGAGTTCAAGCCCTTGGCTCTCTGAAAACTCCCGGAAAAGTGACTTTGGAAAAGCACGgggggagctgagctgagctgacaatgctgggagctctgcagacaATGACACCTCATCCCCTGGGGcttccaggcagctgcagaacaaCCAAATCTGCTGGGTGCAGCTCATGGCTGGGGgtgcctgcagctcagcagagcaaggctggagctgctcccttaTTCCAAGCAGGAAAAGGTAATTACTCCCTCAGCTGGAATGTGCCAATGGCTGCAGGCCAGGATCTGAAATCAGACAAGGACAGCCAGGCACTGGCAGGTGGAGGCAGCTAAAAATACCTCGGTGATGTCAGAGATTATTCCCAGGGatgagcagagctccagccaccaccagcagcagccagtgccacctcctTGTCACCTCCCTCCACACTCCTCCTTTCCATTCTTCCCCTGGGAAGGAAGAGCTTGGGTCTGCTTTCagcccagcacctctgccagCCCTCACACGGGTGAAATGCTACCTGGCTTTTGTTCAGGGGTTTTTTAACTGACCCATAAAATCCATTTGGACCTCAGATTTAGTGCCATTTACCTGGGAGCACGAATCCATAAGGCAGCTGCAAATGGCAGCAGGCAAAGAGACTGGAAATGATAAAAGTCCCTGGAGAGCAGAGATTTGGCATcttgcagcacacacaggtcaggtttgggcagcctgtgctctctgctcccatTGCAATGTGCTCTCCAACAAAAGGATTCTCTCAGAATTCCCCTGGGAGCAATGGAAATAGCTCCAGCCAGACCAAAACAGCTTCTCTGTACAGAACTCCAAAcagtcccagtgtccctcaCCCCACACAGGTCACAGCTGCTAAAGGATCcaagcagcatccctgggtTTCACCCCCCAAGTGCAAAGCAAGGAAATCATCATCAGAATCCTCCCAAAGTGCTCAGACTccaaaagaaagggaaagagcaCTTGTGCCTTCCTCACCTCCACCCCGGGAAAGGTGCTGAAAGTGAAGCTCAAGGAACGAGGAATCTGAGGGTGGAACCGAGCTGGTGTCCTGATCCCTGTCACACTCTGATCCGTGTCACAGCCTGATCCCTGTCACAGCCTGATCCCTGTCACAGCCTGATCCCTTCCAAAATGTGATCCCTGTCACAGCCTGATCCCTGTCACATGTGATCAGTGTCACACCCTGATCCCTTCCAAAATCTGATCCCTGCCACACCCTGATCCCTGCCACACCCTGATCCCTTCCAAAATCTGATCAGTGTCACATCTGATCCCTGTCACACCCTGATCCCTTCCAAAATCTGATCCCTCTCACACCCTGATCCCTTCCAAAATCTGATCCCTGTCACAGCCTGATCCCTCTCACATCCTGATCCCTCTCACACCCTGATCCCTTCCAAAGTCTGATCCCTGTCACATTCTGATCCCTCCCAGATTTTATAGGACGTTGTGCCAGATATAGGCTACAGTAATTGTCACTATTTTTGTACCTTTTATGCAAATTGCCCCCATCAGGCTAGAAATCATCACTTTAAGCAGCTGAGTGGGTGCTAAATACCGTGTTGAAggcagctgtggcactggggacaccctgtggcactgcctggggcacagctcccacaggaTCCCCATCCCACCACCATGGGCTCATTCAGCTGAAGGGCTTTTCTGTCCAACCCTGCAGGTGAGCCCAGGGCTCTTCCTTTATCATCTCAGTATTGAAGGCTTCTTACAGAACCATGGGGAAAAGGAAGGCAGGAATAAAACCAGAATGGGAATTTATCCTAATTCCTTGATTTCTACAGAAGAGAA is a genomic window of Oenanthe melanoleuca isolate GR-GAL-2019-014 chromosome 22, OMel1.0, whole genome shotgun sequence containing:
- the CDS2 gene encoding phosphatidate cytidylyltransferase 2 is translated as MSEVRLRAGRGPGGARDPQDKESESENKLDGETASDSESKSEFGGSSPVPTSDDTPEVLNRALSNLSSRWKNWWVRGILTLAMITFFFIIIYLGPMVLMTIVMCVQIKCFHEIITIGYNVYHSYDLPWFRTLSWYFLLCVNYFFYGETVTDYFFTLVQREEPLRILSKYHRFISFALYLTGFCMFVLSLVKKHYRLQFYMFGWTHVTLLIVVTQSHLIIHNLFEGMIWFIVPISCVICNDIMAYMFGFFFGRTPLIKLSPKKTWEGFIGGFFSTVLFGLLLSYVMSGYRCFTCPVEFNNDTNSFTVDCEPSELFQLQEYNIPVVLQSVLGWKTVRMFPFQIHSIALSTFASLIGPFGGFFASGFKRAFKIKDFANTIPGHGGIMDRFDCQYLMATFVNVYIASFIRGPNPSKLIQQFLTLRPDQQLHIFNTLKAHLVDRGVLGSLEDA